A genome region from Nicotiana tabacum cultivar K326 chromosome 13, ASM71507v2, whole genome shotgun sequence includes the following:
- the LOC107827918 gene encoding cyclic nucleotide-gated ion channel 1, translating to MMNLKQDKYVRFEDWKSEESSFNSPNNRPFHIRKPSFSLLMSNIRRRLESGSERISSWRKSIRVHPLTAKPTKDQSISSKKQILDPQGRFLQQWNKIFVLICTIAVSLDPLFFYIPVIDNENKCLDLDTTLKITACVLRSITDLFYIFHIILQFRTGFIPPSSRVFGRGELIEDSSAIAKRYLKSYFIVDILAVLPLPQIVILIISPSVNSPISLATKEILKIVIFVQYVPRIFRIYPLYKEVTRTAGLFTETAWGGAAFNLFLYMLASNVVGAFWYLISVERQDTCWRDACDKIDSCSLDNLYCGGNRNGNALLLNSSCPLLKSEDIKDPNDFDFGIFLDALQFRIVEKQKFWSKLFYCFWWGLRNLSSLGQNLKTSTFVGEILFAVFISIIGLILFSLLIGNMQKYLQSITVRVEEMRVRRRDAEQWMSHRMLPDNLRARIRRHEQYKWQETRGVEEDLLIHNLPRDLRRDLKRHLCWSLVKRVPMFEKMDEQLLDAMCGRLKPALYTEKSFIIREGDPVDEMLFLMRGTLITMTTNGGRTGFFNSVSLKAGDFCGEELLTWALDPHTSSSLPTSTRTVQAETDIEAFALTADDLKFVASQFRRLNSKQLQHSFRLYSQQWRTWGACFIQVAWRRHCRNKLEKSLREEEDRLQVALAKESTNAPSLGATIYASRFAANALRALRRNHTTGAKLSPTLPLLLQKPAEPNFSEENHS from the exons ATGATGAATCTCAAACAAGATAAATATGTAAG GTTTGAGGACTGGAAGTCAGAAGAGTCATCTTTCAACTCTCCAAATAACAGGCCATTTCATATCAGAAAACCATCATTTAGTTTGTTGATGAGTAACATTAGAAGAAGGCTTGAGAGTGGTTCTGAAAGAATTAGTAGTTGGAGAAAATCAATACGCGTCCATCCTCTAACCGCTAAACCAACAAAAGATCAATCTATCTCGTCAAAGAAACAAATTCTTGATCCTCAGGGGCGATTTCTTCAGCAATGGAACAAAATATTTGTATTGATTTGTACAATTGCAGTGTCATTGGATCCACTATTCTTCTACATACCTGTCATTGATAACGAAAACAAGTGCCTTGATTTGGACACGACGTTAAAGATCACTGCTTGTGTTCTACGTTCGATCACTGATCTTTTCTATATCTTTCACATTATCTTGCAATTTCGTACTGGTTTTATCCCTCCTTCTTCTCGAGTATTTGGAAGGGGTGAGTTGATTGAAGATTCCTCTGCTATAGCCAAGAGATATTTGAAATCTTATTTCATTGTTGATATTTTAGCAGTTCTTCCACTTCCACAG attgtgatattgattatCAGTCCAAGTGTGAATAGCCCGATTTCTCTAGCGACGAAAGAAATCTTGAAGATTGTCATTTTTGTCCAATATGTTCCAAGAATATTTAGAATTTATCCATTGTATAAAGAAGTAACAAGAACTGCAGGCTTATTTACAGAAACGGCATGGGGTGGAGCTGCTTTCAACCTTTTCCTTTACATGTTAGCCAGTAAT GTAGTCGGAGCCTTCTGGTACTTGATCTCAGTAGAACGCCAAGATACATGTTGGCGCGATGCATGTGATAAGATTGACTCATGTTCTTTAGACAACTTATACTGTGGAGGAAACAGAAACGGAAACGCTTTGCTTCTAAATTCTTCTTGCCCTCTCCTGAAATCAGAAGATATAAAAGATCCAAATGACTTTGATTTTGGAATATTTCTTGATGCTCTTCAGTTTCGGATAGTAGAAAAGCAAAAATTCTGGTCCAAACTCTTCTATTGCTTTTGGTGGGGACTGAGAAACTTAAG TTCTCTTGGCCAAAACCTTAAGACAAGCACCTTTGTTGGGGAGATTCTCTTTGCTGTCTTCATTTCAATTATTGGGCTAATCTTGTTTTCCTTGCTTATTGGCAATATGCAG AAATATTTGCAGTCTATCACAGTAAGAGTAGAAGAGATGAGAGTGAGAAGGCGAGACGCAGAGCAATGGATGTCTCATCGCATGCTTCCTGATAATCTGAGAGCACGAATTAGAAGACATGAACAGTACAAATGGCAAGAAACCAGGGGTGTAGAGGAAGATTTACTTATTCATAATCTTCCTAGAGACTTGAGAAGAGATTTAAAGCGCCATCTCTGTTGGTCTTTGGTTAAAAGA GTTCCAATGTTTGAGAAAATGGATGAACAATTACTAGATGCAATGTGTGGTCGACTTAAACCAGCACTCTACACAGAGAAAAGTTTCATAATCCGAGAAGGCGATCCAGTAGATGAGATGCTCTTTCTAATGAGAGGTACTCTAATAACTATGACAACAAATGGTGGAAGAACTGGTTTTTTCAACTCTGTATCACTCAAAGCTGGTGATTTCTGTGGAGAGGAGCTTCTTACTTGGGCTTTAGACCCTCACACTTCCTCTAGTCTTCCTACTTCAACAAGAACAGTTCAAGCTGAAACTGATATAGAAGCTTTTGCCCTCACTGCTGATGATCTCAAGTTTGTTGCCTCACAGTTTCGACGTCTTAATAGCAAACAGCTTCAACATAGTTTCAG GCTCTACTCACAGCAATGGAGGACATGGGGTGCATGCTTTATACAAGTAGCATGGCGTCGACATTGTAGGAACAAGCTTGAGAAATCTTTAAGAGAGGAAGAAGATAGATTGCAGGTTGCATTAGCAAAAGAGAGTACAAATGCACCAAGTCTTGGAGCTACCATTTATGCATCAAGATTTGCTGCTAATGCGCTGCGCGCCTTGCGACGCAACCATACAACTGGTGCCAAATTATCTCCCACACTACCTCTACTGCTTCAGAAACCAGCTGAACCAAATTTCAGTGAGGAAAATCATTCATGA
- the LOC107827919 gene encoding putative UPF0481 protein At3g02645, protein MLLDTNFLLSYMESLTLYPQVKDFFVRNFGFVTYFTAQRDIFLLENQIPLWVLKMLATLKYGDYDQDGNLQKELFGKFCGSAVFCDYQPTKVRGSCDGKNSEDEQPMHLLETLRDVFISEPIQPKTLQQKDFKTESKSHIYPFRSVRDLKQKGIFFRSSSINSIHGIKFKSYKLFGKLDLPKEHMNIYSKVIYSNMIAYEMSPNTNTRYEVSSYVNFMKSLIVCPEDVKELREKGVICNHLGTDEEAAKLFQDITTYDVVSHGGILVDVIKDIQSHVSCKAKTSMAECYWTYFSTPWSIIALLVAAALLCLTIMQTHYTMYPMN, encoded by the exons ATGCTCCTCGATACAAATTTTCTTTTGAGCTATATGGAATCCCTCACACTATATCCACAAGTTAAGGATTTCTTTGTAAGAAATTTTGGCTTTGTAACATATTTTACTGCACAACGTGACATATTTTTGCTTGAAAATCAAATTCCACTTTGGGTTCTCAAGATGTTGGCTACCTTAAAGTATGGTGATTATGATCAAGATGGAAACTTGCAAAAAGAATTGTTTGGTAAGTTTTGTGGTTCAGCAGTTTTTTGTGATTATCAGCCAACAAAAGTAAGGGGCTCATGTGATGGTAAAAATAGTGAGGATGAGCAGCCTATGCATCTTCTTGAAACTCTTCGGGATGTCTTCATCTCCGAACCAATTCAACCAAAAACACTTCAGCAAAAGGATTTCAA AACGGAATCGAAGAGTCATATCTATCCCTTTCGATCAGTTAGAGACCTCAAACAGAAGGGCATTTTCTTTCGGTCGAGTAGCATAAATTCTATCCATGGAATAAAATTCAAATCCTACAAGTTGTTTGGGAAACTCGATCTTCCAAAGGAACACATGAACATCTATAGCAAGGTAATCTATTCAAACATGATAGCTTATGAGATGAGTCCAAACACGAATACTCGATATGAGGTGTCatcttatgtgaattttatgaaATCACTTATAGTATGTCCAGAGGATGTGAAAGAACTACGAGAAAAAGGAGTAATCTGTAACCACTTGGGAACAGATGAAGAAGCAGCCAAACTGTTCCAAGATATTACTACTTATGATGTGGTCTCTCATGGCGGTATTCTTGTTGATGTTATAAAAGATATTCAGAGCCACGTTAGCTGCAAAGCTAAAACATCAATGGCAGAATGCTACTGGACTTATTTTAGCACTCCATGGTCAATTATCGCGTTACTTGTAGCTGCTGCGCTACTTTGCTTAACTATTATGCAAACTCATTATACTATGTATCCTATGAATTAA